From the Mangifera indica cultivar Alphonso chromosome 10, CATAS_Mindica_2.1, whole genome shotgun sequence genome, one window contains:
- the LOC123226973 gene encoding disease resistance protein RGA2-like, producing the protein MAEGILFSVAGKILEGLGSLLLQEGKLAWGVKDEIQKLNETVNTIKSTLLDAEEQHNKMNQQVTNWIQRLKDAFYDADDLLDDFSTELRRREVMTGNKLAYEVRIFFSKYNQIAYSLRMAHKIKTIREKLDEIKNDKQFHFSEHLVEKGVISIERETHSFIRVEKVIGRDNDKDKVIRLVLDSNDPVNVSIVTIVGLGGVGKTTLAQLVYNDENVINYFQLRMWVCVSEDFTVKTIVEKIIKSATRKELENFHLNELQEFLRKEIDGKRYLLVLDDVWNEKHNKWDELTDLLMNGSKGSKILVTTRGKVVAKVTSKLESYVYTLTGLDEKKSWSLFTQKAFQHGVEPKDSKLIEIGKGIVTKCGGVPLVIMTIAQLLSGNNKEDDWLNFKENEMSKVIKEESDILPLLKLSYDHLPSNLKQCFAYCALFPKDYKIKKRKLIHLWMAQGFIQMSKRECPENVGDKYFLTLLSGSFFQDPEYDRWGNVVACKMHDLMHDLAQLVAGTECTMQTFEKVESVNVRCRHLSLDCGEVKASWKFPVVLYSGNNIRTLLLFCRLNWGFNLDHGDEILTSYAYLRALDFGGLKFHKLLSSNGKLLSLIGELKHLRYLNFSGVDIKILSDSLSRLINLETLDLSYCRVLMELPRDIKKMVNLRHLINKKCDSLTGMPYGLGHLTNLQTLPLFVVSKQSKRKSDHSGTEELHGLNNLRGKLKIKNLKFEASRKSANLEGKQFLWALTLDWGRSDDREVQGNEGIDEVEVLEGLKPHSNLKKISVRSFMGVKLCDWLSSLTKLTSISIKKCRRCKHIPPLDKLPCLKTLCLSHLDDLEFISDEANESWSTLPATFFPSLEQFTLCDCPELKGWWRKHDYNDTELPSFPCLSKLDIQNCPNLMFMPLYPSLVELKLLKTSSKPLQRMMTMTLKNKGEPSTSSCFSAPLSNLKSMLMFKIPDLESLPVGALQNLTALVDLKILSCPKISQLDQALKFLPCLQNWKITSYEEPELELEDIRRMGLRFIADFS; encoded by the coding sequence ATGGCTGAAGGCATTCTATTTAGTGTTGCGGGCAAAATCTTGGAAGGGTTGGGATCCTTGCTTCTCCAAGAAGGCAAATTGGCATGGGGTGTTAAGGATGAGATTCAAAAACTCAACGAGACTGTCAACACTATCAAATCAACACTTCTTGATGCTGAGGAGCAGCACAACAAAATGAATCAACAGGTAACCAATTGGATCCAGAGGCTTAAAGATGCTTTTTATGATGCAGATGACTTGTTAGATGATTTCTCCACTGAACTTCGACGGCGAGAGGTGATGACTGGAAACAAATTGGCATATGAGGTACGAATCTTTTTCtccaaatataatcaaattgcATATAGTCTTAGAATGGCTCATAAGATTAAGACTATCAGGGAGAAACTCGATGAGATTAAAAATGATAAGCAGTTCCACTTTTCTGAGCACCTTGTTGAAAAGGGAGTCATAAGTATAGAAAGGGAAACTCATTCTTTCATACGTGTAGAAAAGGTAATTGGAAGAGATAATGATAAAGATAAAGTTATAAGACTTGTATTGGACTCAAATGATCCTGTGAATGTTTCAATTGTTACCATAGTTGGACTAGGGGGAGTAGGAAAAACCACACTTGCTCAGCTTGTTTATAATGATGAGAATGTCATAAACTATTTTCAATTAAGGATGTGGGTGTGTGTTTCTGAGGATTTTACTGTAAAGACAATTGtcgaaaagataataaaatctGCAACTCGTAAagaacttgaaaattttcatttgaacgAATTGCAAGAATTCcttagaaaagaaattgatggGAAAAGATATCTACTAGTTTTGGATGATGTATGGAATGAAAAGCATAATAAATGGGATGAATTGACTGATCTATTAATGAATGGTTCAAAAGGAAGCAAGATACTAGTTACTACACGTGGTAAAGTAGTTGCTAAGGTTACTAGCAAACTTGAATCTTATGTCTATACCTTGACAGGACTAGATGAAAAAAAGTCTTGGTCTTTGTTTACCCAAAAAGCCTTTCAACATGGGGTGGaaccaaaagattcaaaattaatagagatAGGAAAAGGGATTGTAACAAAGTGTGGTGGAGTTCCTCTTGTCATAATGACAATAGCACAATTACTGTCTGGTAATAATAAGGAAGATGACTGGCTGAATTttaaggaaaatgaaatgtcaaaggtgattaaagaagaaagtgatATTTTACCATTGCTCAAGCTCAGCTATGATCATCTCCCTTCAAACTTGAAACAATGTTTTGCTTATTGTGCATTGTTTCCAAAGGATTATAAGATTAAGAAGCGAAAATTGATTCATCTTTGGATGGCGCAAGGGTTTATTCAAATGTCAAAAAGAGAGTGTCCAGAAAATGTTggagataaatattttttgactcTACTTTCAGGATCATTTTTCCAAGATCCAGAATATGATAGATGGGGCAATGTAGTCGCTTGTAAGATGCATGATCTTATGCATGACCTTGCACAATTGGTTGCAGGAACTGAATGCACCATGCAAACATTTGAAAAGGTTGAAAGTGTGAATGTAAGATGTCGCCATTTATCTCTAGATTGTGGTGAAGTAAAAGCATCATGGAAATTTCCAGTTGTGTTATATAGTGGaaataatataagaactttGCTTTTATTTTGTAGATTAAATTGGGGTTTCAACTTGGATCATggtgatgaaattttaactaGTTATGCATACTTACGAGCATTGGATTTTGGAgggttaaaatttcataaactgCTGAGTTCAAATGGGAAACTTTTGAGTTTAATTGGTGAATTGAAGCATTTGCGATATCTCAATTTTTCTGGTGTAGATATTAAAATACTTTCTGATTCATTGTCAAGACTAATAAATCTGGAAACATTAGATCTGTCTTACTGTAGAGTGCTTATGGAACTACCaagagatattaaaaaaatggtgaACCTTAGACATCTTATAAACAAAAAGTGTGATTCTTTAACTGGAATGCCATATGGACTGGGGCATTTAACTAATCTTCAGACTTTACCACTATTTGTGGTAAGCAAACAGTCCAAAAGAAAAAGTGATCATAGTGGGACAGAGGAATTACATGGGCTGAACAACTTGAGAGGAAAACTCaagattaaaaacttaaaatttgaggCAAGTAGAAAGTCGGCCAACTTAGAAGGGAAGCAATTTCTTTGGGCTCTGACATTGGATTGGGGAAGAAGTGATGATAGAGAGGTTCAAGGAAATGAAGGAATAGATGAAGTAGAGGTGTTAGAAGGTCTAAAGCCACACTCAAATCTTAAGAAAATCAGTGTGAGATCATTCATGGGTGTTAAACTGTGTGATTGGCTTTCGTCTCTTACAAAGTTAACTtcaattagtattaaaaaatgtagAAGATGCAAACATATCCCACCGTTGGATAAATTGCCATGTTTGAAGACTCTGTGTCTTAGCCATCTAGATGATCTGGAGTTTATTTCAGATGAAGCAAATGAGAGTTGGTCCACGTTGCCAGCAACATTCTTCCCATCCCTAGAGCAATTCACCCTTTGCGATTGTCCTGAATTAAAGGGATGGTGGAGGAAGCATGATTATAATGATACAGAGTTGCCTTCATTTCCTTGTCTTTCCAAATTAGATATCCAAAACTGCCCCAATTTGATGTTCATGCCACTGTATCCATCTTTGGTAGAATTGAAATTGCTCAAGACTAGCTCGAAACCACTGCAGCGGATGATGACGATGACGTTGAAGAATAAAGGGGAACCATCAACTTCCTCTTGCTTTTCTGCCCCTCTCTCCAATTTAAAGTCAATGCTTATGTTTAAAATTCCTGATCTAGAATCTCTTCCAGTGGGTGCCTTGCAAAATCTGACTGCTCTTgtggatttgaaaattttgtcatgTCCAAAAATTAGTCAACTGGATCAAGCATTAAAGTTTCTCCCATGTTtacaaaattggaaaattacaTCCTATGAAGAACCTGAGCTGGAATTGGAAGATATTCGTCGCATGGGTCTTCGTTTCATTGCCGATTTCAGTTGA